Within Streptomyces sp. NBC_00704, the genomic segment ACACGCCGATCAGCACCCTGATGCGCAGCTCTCTCACGGTGTCCCTTCAGCTCCCCCGCGCCCGCGGCGGGAAGATCTCGCGGGCAGTGGTCTCGTTGACCTTCCTGCTTGACCTTAACGACTAGTCGGGCAGGTGGAGTTCCAGGTCCTTGCGGGCTTCGACGCCTTCGCGGGGGAGCGCGCCGAGCAGATCGGCGACGGCGCCCCGGCCGGGCAGCCGGGCCTCGGGCTCCACGTCGTGCCAGGGGGCCAGCACGAAGGCGCGCTGGTGGGCGCGGGGATGCGGGAGGGTGAGGTGCGGGTCGTCGTCGACGACGTCGGCGTACGCGACGATGTCGACGTCCAGCGTGCGGGCGCCCCAGCGTTCGTCCCGCACCCGGTGGAAGGCCTCCTCGACCGCGTGGGCGCGCTCCAGGAGGGAGGAGGGCGGGAGCGTCGTCTTCAGCAGGACCACCGCGTTGAAGTACGAGGGCTGGCTGCCGGGTTCGACGCCCCACGGCTCCGTCTCGTACACGGGGGAGACGGCCTTGATGCGGACACCGGGGGTGTCCTCCAGGGCGTCGATGGCCCCCTGGAGCGTCTCCAGACGGTTGCCCAGGTTGGAGCCGAGGGAGATCACCGCGCGTTTGGGGTTGTGCAGGGTGGTGTCGGCGGCGTCGACCTGCTCGACGACGGAGGCGGGTACCGGCTGTACGGTCGGGTCGCTCTGGCCCTCGGTGGAGAACGCGGTCATGCTCGGCTCCGGGTGATGGTGACGGTCACGTCGTCGAACGGGACGGTGATCGGCGCGTCCGGCTTGTGGACGCAGACCTCGACCTCCTGGACCGCTTCGTGCTTCAGACACGCCTGGGCGATGCGCTCGGCGAGCGTCTCGATGAGGTCGACGGCCTCGCCCTGGACGACGGCCACGACCTCCTCCGCGACGATGCCGTAGTGCACGGTCTTCGTCAGGTCGTCGTCGGCCGCGGCCGGCCGGGTGTCCAGGCCCAGGACGAGGTCCACGATGAAGGTCTGGCCCTCCTCGCGTTCCTTGGGGAACACGCCGTGGTACCCGCGGGCCTTGAGGCCGCGCAGCGCGACACGATCCACGCGAATCACTCCTGCAATCGTCGGTTGGGGCCGGTGCGTACCGGGTGCGGGCGGTCGCCCGGCCTCGAACGAATCTACCTGCGAGCACTGACAGTCCCGGCCTCCGGCAGCGCGGGCCCGGACCGGAGCCGGGAGTGTTCACCGGGCGTTTCCCCCGGGGAACCCGGCGGCCCACGGGTCGGTAGCCGCCCCTACCCGTGGGTTCGTGATTCCAACCACTTCCTCGTCCTGTCGGCCGATCCCGGGGGGCTGCTGCCCCGTCCGGGCCGGTCCATCCGCTCGGAAAGCCTCGGAAAGCTCGGAGAGCTCCGGAAGCTCAGGAAGGGGTGCCGTCGATCCCCGGGGCGCCGGGGTCGTCCAGGTCGTCGGGGATGCCCGGGCTGTCGGCGTTCTCGGGGTGCCCGGCGTCCGCGGAGTCGTCGGCGTCGTCGCTCTCGGCCAGCACCGGGGAGGCGTGGTGCGACCACAGCTTCCAGCCGTCCGGGGTGCGGCGGAACACGTTGGTGGCGACCACCAGCTGGCCGACGAGCGGCCCCAGCTCCTCGCCGTCCTCGGGCGCGGGGCCGCCGCTGAGGATGTTCTCGGTGCAGGTCACCAGGGCGGTGTCGCCGGTGACGGAGACGTGCACGTCGGTGAGGAAGAACTGGATGTAGTCGGTGTTCGCCATGATCAGCGCGTAGGACCTGAGGACCTCGCCCCGGCCGGTGAGCACCGGCCAGCCGGGGTGGACGCAGGAGACGACACCGATGTCCGCGGGGTCGTGGTACGTCTCGTCCACGCCCAGGTCGGCGGGGGTGAGCCAGAGGGCGGAGACGCCTTCGAAGTCGCCCTGTTCCAGTGCTTCGTAGAACGCGGCGTTGGCGGCTTCGACCTGCTCGACGTCGGTGTGGGGGGCGCTCACCGGGCTCCCTCTGCGCGGGGCGTGGCGGAGCCGGTCCGCGCGTCGGGCGTGCCTCCCGCGCCGGGTGGGCTCGCCGCCGGCCGCGCCCGCCCGGATGCGCCTGCGCCCGGCGCTTCCGTCTCCTCGCGCGCCCCTTCCACGGCTCGTGCGACCCGTACCGCGTCCGCGGTGGCGCGGACCTCGTGCACCCGGACCGCCCACGCGCCGGCCCGGGCCGCGAGGGCCGACACGGCGGCGGTGGCGGCGTCCCGCTCGCGCGCGGGCGGCGGAGCGCCCTGCGGGCCCGCCAGAACGCGGCCGAGGAACCGCTTGCGGGAGGCGGCGACCAGCAGCGGGTGCCCGAGGGCGTGCAGCCGGTCGAGGTGGGCGAGCAGCGTCAGGTCGTGGTCGGCCTCCTTGGAGAAGCCGAGGCCCGGGTCGACGACGATGCGGTCGGGGGCGACGCCGCCCGCCAGGACGGCGTCCACGCGCGTGCGGAGCTCGTCCACGACTTCGCCGACGACGTCGGCGTACACGCCCTTGACGTTGCCGCCGTCGAGGAAGCCCCGCCAGTGCATAACGACGAAGGGTGCGCCCGCGTCGGCCACGGTGGGGATCATCGCCGGGTCGGCCAGGCCGCCGCTGACGTCGTTCACCAGGGCGGCGCCGGCCGCGAGGGCCTGGGCGGCGACGGTGGCGCGCATGGTGTCGACGGAGACGACGACGCCCTCGGAGGCCAGGCCCCGGACGACGGGGACGACCCGGCGGAGTTCCTCGGCCTCGTCGACGCGGGTGGCGCCGGGGCGGGTGGACTCGCCGCCGACGTCGACCAGGTCCGCGCCCTCGGCGACGAGCTGCAGACCGTGTTTGACGGCGGCCGTCGTGTCGAACCAGCGGCCGCCGTCGGAGAAGGAGTCGGGGGTCACGTTGACGACTCCCATGACCGCGCAGCGGTCCCATTCGGGAAGTCCCACGACGCGCCCGCGTCCGCTCTGCTTGCTCATGCGTTCAGCGTAGGCCCAGGAGGGAGCCCTGCCGCGGTGCGGCCCGGGCGGAACCGGCGAGGCGGGCCCGAGGGCCGGACCGGCGGGGCGGACCGAGGGGCGGACCGGGTGAGGCGGATCGAGGGGCGGACCGGCGGGGCGGACCGGGTGAGGCGGATCGGTGGGCGGACCGGAGGGCTTTCGCCCGGCCGGTCTCGGGGCCGGCCGGGGTGGAGGGTGGGGCCGTGGTTACGCGGCCCGCACGTCTCTGTCCGCCACCGCGTGCGTGCACGCGCGTGCCGGTGCGGAGCGACGGCGCAGGAAGCGGGGGAGGGGCAGGGCGAGGGTGACGAAGCCCTCTGCCTGCATGGCGGCGAAGCCGATGCGGGGAAGGTCGCCGGAGGCCCGGTAGACGACGAAGCGGGGCTCCCAGCGGGGCTGGAACTTGGCGTTGAACTTGTACAGGGACTCGATCTGGAACCAGCGGGAGAGGAAGACCAGCAGCCCGCGCCAGGCGCGCAGGACGGGCCCCGCGCCGATCTTCTCGCCGCGGGCCAGGGCCGCGCGGAACATCGCGAAGTTCAGCGACACGCGCGTGATGTCGAACTTCGGCGCCGCCTGGAGGGCCGCGACGATCAGCAGTTCGTTCATGCCGGGGTCGGCCGAGCGGTCGCGGCGCATCAGGTCCAGCGAGGCGCCGTCGGGGCCCCAGGGCACGAAGTGCAGGATCGCCTTGAGGTCGCCGTACTCGCCGGGGACCTCGTCGGTCTTGTGGGCGGTGGCGATCAGGCAGTCGCCGTCGCCCGGGTCGCCGATGCGGCCCAGGGCCATGGAGAAGCCGCGTTCGGTGTCGGTGCCGCGCCAGTCCTCGGCGGCGCGCCGGACGCGCTCCAGTTCGGCTTCGCCGAGGTCACCCACGCGCCGGACCCGGGTCTCGTAACCGGCGCGTTCGATGCGCTTGACCATTTGGCGTACGTTGCGCATCGCGCGGCCGGCGAGGGAGAAATCCGCCACGTCCACCACCGCCTCGTCGCCCAGTTCGAGGGCGTCCAGGCCGGTCTCCCGGGTCCACACCTCGCCGCCGGTCTCCGAGCAGCCCATGACGGCCGGGGTCCAGGAGTGGGCCTTGGCCTCGTCCATGAAGCGCTCGATGGCGCCGGGCCAGGCCTCGACGTCGCCGATGGGGTCGCCGCTGGCGAGCATCACGCCGGAGACCACGCGGTAGGTGACGGCGGCCTTGCCGCTGGGGGAGAAGACGACGGCCTTGTCGCGGCGCAGCGCGAAGTGGCCGAGGGAGTCGCGGCGGCCGTGCTTGACCAGCAGGGCGCGCAGCCGGGTCTCGTCCTCCTCGGTGAGGCGCGCGGCCGGGTGCTCGGGGCGGAAGGCGAGGTAGATCGTGGTCACCGCGGTGATCCAGCCGAGCGCGCCCAGGGAGAAGGCGACGGTCCAGGAGGTGTTGCCCTGGTAGTCCACCGGCCCCTCGAAGCCGAAGAGGCCGTACAGGACGTGCGTGATGCGATCGGCCAGGCTCGGGTCGCCGATCAGGCGGTTGGGGTGGACGCTGACGATGACCAGCCCCAGACCGAGGGATCCGGCGCCCATGAGAACGAAGTTGGCGAGCGCGCGCCAGCGGCTGCGCGGGTCGGGCAGCGCCGCGAACTGGTCGCGGTGCAGCAGCAACGGCACCAGGAGCGCGATCGAGATGAGCGCGCCCAGGATGGAGTGGCGGTACATGAACTGGGCGACCGCGCCGGCCGGGAGCAGCATCACCGCCGCCCGCCACGCGCGCCGCTTGCCGCGCTTGAGGCCGTGGGCCAGCAGCAGCAGCAGGACGCCGGCGCTGAGCGACAGCGCGGCGGCGAACGGCCCGAAGGAGCCCGGGAGCACCTCGGCGAAGGAGTGCATACGGCTGTGACGGAACCGCGGGAAGACGCCCCCGGCGACGTCCAGCAGGCCCACGAGGGCGCAGGCCCTCGCGACGAGGGCGGGAACGGCCTCAGGGCGCGGACCTCGCACTATCCGCCGCACCCGGCTTGTTCGGCGCGGAACCCCGCCCGACATTTCCGCATCTTCCGTGACAGACATCGCATCCCGTAGTTCCGCGAGAGACCTTGGACCCGGTGCCGATTCGGGCATCAGGCGACATTGCGCCCTCTAGGACGGTGTCTTGGGGAGAGAGGTTCACTCGTCTCGCCAAAGCCACTGAAAAGGCGAAGGAAAATCCGGGACAAGCCCTCGCGAAGGAGTCGGGGGAGCGGGTGTGGTCCCGGACGGAGAGCAGGCAGGAAACCACCGCATGGGTCTCACGAGCAACAAAGTGCTGCTGCTGTCAGTGCTGTTCGCCTTGCTGCTGTTCGTCGGCACGGTCTGGCTGTGGCCGCGGCTGGCCAGGCGCAGCTGGCGGGCCGTCGGCGGGCGGGTCGGGCTTCTGCTCGCCACACAACTGGCACTCTTCGCGTCCATCGGGCTCTCCGCCAATCAGGCGTTCGGTTTCTACGCCAGCTGGGCGGACCTGTTCGGTCAGGAGACGGAGCCGGGCGTGGTCGTCGACCACTCCGCGGGCGGCGCGGCGGCGGGGCCGCTGAGAGTCGTCGACACGCGCCGGGTGGACGGCGGGGGCGGCGGAGGGCCGCGGGCCGCCGGGCAGGTCCAGAAGGTCGCCGTCGCCGGGCGTA encodes:
- the folK gene encoding 2-amino-4-hydroxy-6-hydroxymethyldihydropteridine diphosphokinase translates to MTAFSTEGQSDPTVQPVPASVVEQVDAADTTLHNPKRAVISLGSNLGNRLETLQGAIDALEDTPGVRIKAVSPVYETEPWGVEPGSQPSYFNAVVLLKTTLPPSSLLERAHAVEEAFHRVRDERWGARTLDVDIVAYADVVDDDPHLTLPHPRAHQRAFVLAPWHDVEPEARLPGRGAVADLLGALPREGVEARKDLELHLPD
- the folP gene encoding dihydropteroate synthase — encoded protein: MSKQSGRGRVVGLPEWDRCAVMGVVNVTPDSFSDGGRWFDTTAAVKHGLQLVAEGADLVDVGGESTRPGATRVDEAEELRRVVPVVRGLASEGVVVSVDTMRATVAAQALAAGAALVNDVSGGLADPAMIPTVADAGAPFVVMHWRGFLDGGNVKGVYADVVGEVVDELRTRVDAVLAGGVAPDRIVVDPGLGFSKEADHDLTLLAHLDRLHALGHPLLVAASRKRFLGRVLAGPQGAPPPARERDAATAAVSALAARAGAWAVRVHEVRATADAVRVARAVEGAREETEAPGAGASGRARPAASPPGAGGTPDARTGSATPRAEGAR
- the folB gene encoding dihydroneopterin aldolase, whose translation is MDRVALRGLKARGYHGVFPKEREEGQTFIVDLVLGLDTRPAAADDDLTKTVHYGIVAEEVVAVVQGEAVDLIETLAERIAQACLKHEAVQEVEVCVHKPDAPITVPFDDVTVTITRSRA
- a CDS encoding nuclear transport factor 2 family protein, with the translated sequence MSAPHTDVEQVEAANAAFYEALEQGDFEGVSALWLTPADLGVDETYHDPADIGVVSCVHPGWPVLTGRGEVLRSYALIMANTDYIQFFLTDVHVSVTGDTALVTCTENILSGGPAPEDGEELGPLVGQLVVATNVFRRTPDGWKLWSHHASPVLAESDDADDSADAGHPENADSPGIPDDLDDPGAPGIDGTPS
- a CDS encoding phosphatidylglycerol lysyltransferase domain-containing protein; its protein translation is MSGGVPRRTSRVRRIVRGPRPEAVPALVARACALVGLLDVAGGVFPRFRHSRMHSFAEVLPGSFGPFAAALSLSAGVLLLLLAHGLKRGKRRAWRAAVMLLPAGAVAQFMYRHSILGALISIALLVPLLLHRDQFAALPDPRSRWRALANFVLMGAGSLGLGLVIVSVHPNRLIGDPSLADRITHVLYGLFGFEGPVDYQGNTSWTVAFSLGALGWITAVTTIYLAFRPEHPAARLTEEDETRLRALLVKHGRRDSLGHFALRRDKAVVFSPSGKAAVTYRVVSGVMLASGDPIGDVEAWPGAIERFMDEAKAHSWTPAVMGCSETGGEVWTRETGLDALELGDEAVVDVADFSLAGRAMRNVRQMVKRIERAGYETRVRRVGDLGEAELERVRRAAEDWRGTDTERGFSMALGRIGDPGDGDCLIATAHKTDEVPGEYGDLKAILHFVPWGPDGASLDLMRRDRSADPGMNELLIVAALQAAPKFDITRVSLNFAMFRAALARGEKIGAGPVLRAWRGLLVFLSRWFQIESLYKFNAKFQPRWEPRFVVYRASGDLPRIGFAAMQAEGFVTLALPLPRFLRRRSAPARACTHAVADRDVRAA